Within Dysgonomonas sp. HDW5A, the genomic segment GTCTTTGGTCGGAAATCCTTCTTTAATGGAGAAATAAGAATATGCATTGGTTTCTTGATTTTCTATAAATGCTTTTTCGAACTGTCCGAAGGCAAACCTTGCTTTGTTGATTGCCGTATTTATTTCGTTATCGTTTTCTGTCACCAAAATAACAGGATCGTCGTTTTTGCTTTTATTATTGCAGCTTATAAGACTTAATGTGATGAGGCTGAAAAGGATTAGAATGTTTTTGTTCATAACCTGAAATTGTTGAAATGATGTTAATAAAGTGATGTTTGTATGTTAATAACCGGCTAAAACCTGTTAATAACCTGCTGCAAAAATAATAAGAATTGTTGATAACTATCTGTCGGAGGCTGATAATAAGGCAAAAAAAGAACCGGATATAAAATCCGGCTCTTCTCCGATTGAAAGAATATTACTATTAATTGAGTAAAAAATAGTTTGTGTTTAGTAGCTGATACGATCAGGCATCATTGCCATTTGCATATCAAAAGATTGAATATGTTGTTTCATTATATTCTGCTCGAAATTCTTTTCACCGATGAAAATTTTCAAAGCCTGTATCTTGGTATTACTGAACGAATCTTCGAATATTTGTGCAAACAAGTCTTTCTTAGCCGGATATTTAGCTATGCTGTAATCGGTTACTTTGGCTTGTTCGGCTGCAATTTTTATAGCATCTTCTAACCCTCCGATTTTGTCGACAAGACCCAGTTTAAGAGCTTGCGAACCTGTCCATACACGACCTTGTCCGATAGAATCTATTTCGGCTTTGGTTTTAGAACGTCCATCGGCACAACGGGTAATAAACAGGTCGTAACCCGATTCTATGTATTTTTGAAGTATGAGCGATTCTTCTTCGTTGAAGCTTCTCGAGAAACCTGCGAAAAGGAAAGGTATACCATAGGTTGTTCCTCCAAACGAACTGTGTTTGTTGGTATTTACTTCGTCAAAAGTAAGACCGATCTTTTTAGATAACTCTTCGCCTTCGGGGATAAGTCCGAAAATACCGATCGATCCTGTCAGGGTTGAAGGTTGAGCTACAATTATATTGGCGGCGCATGAGATGTAATATCCGCCCGAAGCAGCATAATCGCCCATCGATACGATAACCGGCTTTTTAGCCTTCAACTCTACTACCGCATTCCATATTTGCTCCGAAGCATAGGCACTTCCTCCGGGTGAGTTTACACGAAACACAACGGCTTTTACCTCGTCATCGTCTCTTAATTTTTGCAACTCTTTTACATACTTTTCGGCAGTAATAGAAGGTCCTCCTGCAAACAAACCGCCTTCGTCGCTATCCACAATAGCACCTTCGGCATACAGAATCGCTATTTTAGTTTTATTATCGCCTGTTTTAGCAGCTTTTACGCCTGTCATATTTTGTACGCTAGCCAAAGTCAGTTTCTTGTCGGCTTCTATATCTACAAGTGTTTTCAGATATGCTTCAACACCGGGATTGTACATAACGGTGTCTACCATATTGTATTTTACGATAGAATCGGCAGGCATAAATGTAAGGCATCTGTCGGCGTAGGTATTCAATTGATCTACAGAGATTTTTCGGCTGTCGGATATTCCTGCTAGCATATGAGACCAAATATCATTCAGATACGATGTGCGTTGCAAACGGTTGGCGTCACTCATCTTTTCCTGAATGTAAGGTTCAACTGCCGATTTGAATGTTCCTACTTTAAAAACCTGATACTTGATACCCAGTTTATCATTGAAGTTTTTAGTAAAGATCAGATTAGAGCTTATTCCTCTGAAATCGAATGATCCTCTGGGGTTCATAATTACCTTGTCGGCTACCGAAGCTATATAGTATGTGTTTTGCATGTAGCTGTCGGCATACGCTACGATAAATTTACCTGAGGTTTTGAAATCGAGTAAAGCGTTTCTGATAGGATCTATGTTAGCTAAACCGCCTGTTAAAGCTCCTGCTTTGATGTAAATACCTTTGATCTCGTCATTGTCTTTTGCCTTTTGAATAGCATCCAATATATCTTCGAGTCCGATAGTTTCGGGGTTGCCCATTAGTTTCGAAATCGGGTTGGAGTCGCTTCTCTCTGCTAAGTTTCCTTCGAGTTCGAGTTTCAATATGGTTTTGTCTTTCAGATTATATGTCTCCGAACTTCCCATTGCAGATATGATTCCGGCAAAGATGATGATGGATAAAACCATCAGGACAACTGAGCCGATTATAACGCCAAGTGTAGAGGCTAGTAAAGTCTTAAAAAAGCTTTTCATCTCGTTTTTTATATTTTAGTGGTTTCTGTATTTTCGTCTATATATTCGAGTATATCACCCGGTTGACAAGCCAGCTCTTTGCATATTGCTTCCAAGGTGCTAAATCGTATGGCTTTGGCTTTACCTGTCTTTAGAATAGATAGGTTGGCAGGAGTGATGTCAATCTTTTCCGACAAATCGTTAAGAGAGATCTTACGCTTGGCCATCATCACATCTAAATTTACTATAATAGGCATATCTTTATTTCGTTTAAATAGTGAGGTCTTGTTCTTCTTTCATTTGTCGCGATACTTTGAGTATTTCGGTCATCAGCAGGGTAACTAACCCCAGGAATAAAAGTCCGAAATCCGAAACATCAATCACTGCCCGATATTTTTCAAATGTCATTACATATTGGGCAACGAGATAATCCGAAAAATAAGCAAGTGAATCTATGAGGTAATAAATGATTAGTATATATCCTATGCGTTGTATTTTATGTATAACTTTCGGTTCCAGAATCTTTCCTTTTGTGGCAGATTTAATGACACTAAAGAAGAGAAATGGCAAGTATATGATTCCTGCCAAAAATACTACCGACAGTACAATGATAAAACCTCTGAATACTTTTATATAAACGGGTATATCTATGTTCGAATTTTCAATCCTTATTTTGAAATTATTGGCTTCGGCTCTTACTTCTTGTCCTGTGACCGAATTTGTAATTCTTTCGGGATAAGTGTGCAGGCCTTCTATCGGTAACACTCTTAAATGCAGTGTAAGCATGTACCATGGGGTGGTTGGCGAGCTTTCGCGACCTATTTTATATCCAGCCTTGAAGCTTTCTATTGTATCGGACAGGCTACATATAACTACTACCGAATATAATATGGATAGTATAATGCAATAGGTTTTAATTTTATTATTCATGATTTTTTAATTTTCGTGCTTTAAACTGCTTGGCTTATTAGGATAATACCTATCAGGCAGATTAATGTTTTCTTTATTCTTATAATGTTGCTCTGTGCATGTATCGAATTGTCCATTTTAGCTTTTACTAGTCTGTACAGTGTTAACGTAAGGGATAGGTATACAACTCCTAAAATAATTTTAGCCATTATATATCCTATTGAATAGGCATCTAGGCTGATTAACATATTTGTTGTCAATCTCTCTATTTTAGAATAATTGGTAAATACTATGCCACTAAAAAAAGCAATTAGTGTTGCATAAAATATGGCTATTATATTCATCTCAATGTGTATTGGTAAATGAAATTATTTATTGCAAAAGAATGTATATTTTTTGATATTCGCAAATTATTTATCGAAAAACGATAAATTTATATTGTTTATTGGTTTTTGTGTTCAGAACAATTAGTGCGGTTTTGTGGTTATATAGTATTGAAGATGACTCTTTTTAACTAAATAGACTTTATATGAAAACTCTTTTCAAACTAAGTACAATTGTCTTAATGTCTTTATTGGCATTTAATGTTTCAGCTCAGGAATTGCCAAAGCTAGGTATCGAAGCCGGTATTAATCTATCGAATTCTTCGTGGGATGCAGATCCTATGGATAAAAAAGCTCGTGTTGGCTTCCAGATAGGTATAACGGCGGATTATGCAATTACCGATGAATGGCATCTGCAATCGGGTTTGTCTTTCACAACCAAGGGTGCTAAAGTTGAAGGTCGCACAACGGATGGCGATATGATGTTTGACGGTAAGATAACAGTTAATCAATCGTATCTTCAATTGCCTATTTATGGAGCCTACAAAATAGAGGTAGTTCCGGGTACAAAGATTGTTTTCAATGCCGGACCATATCTGGCTTACGGTGTAGGTGGTCAGACCAAAGTGAGTGGTGACATTGCAATCTTCGATGAAATAGCAACTGGCGACGGAAATGTTGATACCTACGGCACGGATGGCTTCTTAAAGAGATTCGATTTTGGTCTGGGAGCCGGAGTTGGAGCCGAATTTGGAAACATAGTGGCTACTATAAGGTATGAGCTGGGATTAGTAAATATCGGTCAGGACGGTTTAGATTATAAGAACCGTAATGCTGCTCTAACATTAGGATATAGATTCTGATAAGAGGTCGGGTTCTTTCAAACCGCAATGCGAAATAAACATTGCGGTTTTTCTTTGTCCGAGAACAATTAATATATGTTTAGAGTTATATAATTAAAGATTAAATATCACATAAAAAACATAAAAATGGATATGAAAATGAATTGCAAATTAGCTATCGTAGCATTACTATCCTTCGTCGGGTTTACTGCTTCGGCACAGGATTATCCTGTAACATTCGGGGTCAAAGCCGGGGTTAATCTGATAAACATGGCCGGTGATATTACCGATACCGATACTAAGGTTGCTTTGCAGGGAGGTGTTACATTTGATTATGCCTTTAATCCTGCATTTTCTCTCATCAGTGGAGTAGAACTTACCACCAAAGGAGCTAAATACCACGGGACTACATTCAATGATTTTTTTGAAGATGGTTATCACGATGTGTTTGTAAATCTGAATATGATGTATTTGCAAGTACCTGTTTACGCAGCTTACAAAATGCAAGTAGCTTCTGATACGAAGTTCGTTTTTCAGACAGGACCCTATGTGGCCTATGGTATCGGAGGAAAAGCGACCATTAAAGATGGGGTAGAAAAGCAACAAGTAAATTCTTTTAGTACAGGAGTCATAAAAGAGTTTGACTTTGGTTTTGGAGTAGGTGCCGGAGTCGAATTTAGTCACTTGGTAGCAAAATTAGGTTATGAATTTGGAGTTATTAACGTAGTTGATTCGTATGTAGGTCGATTGCAGAATAGAAATGCATATTTGACTCTGGGATATCAATTCTGATACTTAGTCCATAGTATGCGTGCTTAATCTCAAAAAAGTATTAGAATCTGATAAAAAAACAAACTATTTATGAAAACTATTTACACATTTGGCATTGTCGCATTGATGTCTTTCTTCGGGTTTAGTGTATCTGCTCAGCATGTACTTCCTGTGAGATTTACTTTTGAGGGAGGTATCAACTTTTCTAACTCGTCATGGGATGCAGGAGATTTAGATAAAAAAGCGAGAGTTGGTTTTCAGGTGGGCATGATGGTCGAATATCCTGTTACAGATGCGTTTTATGTGCAATCGGGCTTGTCTTATACCCGGAAAGGTGCTAAAGTTGAAGGTTTTCGTCCCGAAGGTAGCGGTTACAGTGACTTGAATCGCGAAATAACTATGAATCAGATGTATATTCAGATTCCGCTTTACGCAGCTTATAAAATAGAAGTGATGCCTGGTACAAAGATTGTATTCAATGCCGGACCTTATATTGCACAAGGTATAGCAGGAACAAGTAAAGTGCCCGGTAAGGTGACATTCTGGAACGAAAATTATCTGGCTACCGGTGAGTTCAGTACTTTTGGTGGGCATGATTCTTTAAAGAGATTTGACTTTGGGTTGGGTACAGGAGCCGGAGTTGAGTTTGCAAGTGTAGTTCTTACATTACGATATGAGCTTGGTTTAACCGATATTGGGAAAAATGATTTGGATTATAAAAACCGCAATGCTGCTCTTACTTTAGGATATAAGTTTTGATTGAATAATCAGGCAATAAAAAAATAAGCCTCGACGATAAATAATCGTTGAGGCTTAATCTTTTTATACTTGTTCGATATCGAATCCTACCATCTCTACAGCGTCTATGATTTGCTGCACAGTTGCTCCGGAGGATTTTACTGTCAGAATTTTATCGGGGTTATCGGTATCTACCTTCCAGTTTTCGATACCTTGCACTTTCTCGATACTAGGTTTTACTTTTGCCACACAATTGTTACAATTGATGCTTGTTTTGAATTTTAATTCTTGTGTCATAATTTTTTTATTTAAGTGATTATTTTTATTTGGTTTAATATAAATGTTCTTTTTTTACTAACATTCATTTTACTGCGCGTAATCGAAGATTACTTGCATTCCTTTTGCCCAAATCCGCAAAAGGAATCAAAAAGGCTTTGTGCTGCGTGGCTCGCCTGTCTGACTTAAGCTTACAGGCTAAACTAAACCTACTGCCTGTCGGCACGTTTAGTTTTACGCCTGCTTCACTTGTCAGCCAACGGCTGTGCCACTGATGCACGGAGGCTGACGCTCCTGAAAATTTTTGTCCGTCAGGCTTTCCGACTTTTCTAGTTGCTTAATCTATCTATACGATAGTATGTTATCAGTTTTAATATATAATATTACCTTAATGCTTTATATTTAAGTATAAGGCTATTACTCACAACGCTAACGCTACTGAGTGCCATTGCTGCCCCTGCGATCATCGGATTGAGTAAAAATCCATTGAATGGATACAGTATACCTGCGGCAATCGGAATCGCTATAATATTATATATAAATGCCCAAAAAAGATTTTGTTTGATGGTACGGTTCGTTTGTTTCGACAATTTAATAGCTTGAGGTATCTTTGTCAGATCATTCGATATAATAGTCATTTTAGCAGTATCAATAGCTATATCGCTGCCTTGTCCCATGGCAATACCCACGTTGGCTTGCGCTAAAGCAGCACTGTCGTTGATGCCGTCACCCACCATGGCAACAATTTTACCCTTGGCTTGCATTTGTTTGATGAATTCGGTTTTATCGGCAGGAAGCAAGCCGGCTTTGTAATGACCTATGTTGGCTTGTCGGGCAATCGACTGAGCTGTTTGTTCATTATCCCCTGTTAGCATATATACTTCTATGCCCGATTTTTGCAGTTGGCTGATAGCTTCTATAGATGTTTGTTTAATTTTATCGGCTATGGCTATTATGCTCAACACTTGTTGTTCGTTACTAAATAGGATGACGGTATTTGCTTCATGCAGACGCTTGTCGATCCATTCCTTAGAAGTCGCATCCAGTGAAATATTAGCATTACTTATCAGTTTAAGATTGCCTATGTAATATTTTTCACCTTCGTACAGACCTACAATTCCTTGTCCGGTAATACTCTCTATTTGTATATTATTGATATACTTAGCTTCTTTGCTGAAGTGTGAACTTACAGCGTCTGCCAAAGGATGCTCCGATGACTTTTCGATGCTGAACAGTATGTTTTTTAGTAAATCGGTCGATTCGACATTCCATTTAATGTCTACTATTTGCGGTTTACCCTCGGTGATAGTTCCTGTTTTATCCAAGATAACAGTGTCTACTTTTTGGATGGTCTCCAAGCTTTCGGCATCCTTTATCAGAATTCCGTTTTCGGCACCTTTACCTATACCCACCATAATAGCCGTAGGTGTAGCCAATCCCAACGCACACGGACAAGCTATTACCAAGATGGTAACGAATGACAATAGGGCGTGAGTAAAAGCATTGTCACCACCAGCAACCATCCATACCACAAAGCAGAGTATAGCTATACCGATCACTATGGGAACAAATATTCCTGCAATTTTGTCCACCAGCTTTTGTACGGGAGCTTTGCTTCCTTGTGCATCCTGCACCATTTGTATGATCTGGGCAAGTAATGTACTGCTGCCTACTTTTTCGGCGGTGAATTGAAAACTGCCTTTTTGATTGATCGTTCCGGCAAATACCTTGTCGTCGGCTTTCTTTTCTACAGCAATAGGTTCTCCGGTGATCATACTTTCGTCAACGTATGACGATCCTTGTACCACTTTACCGTCTACAGCTATTTTTTCGCCCGGTTTTACCAATACTACATCTCCTATTTGTACTTGGGCGATGGGTATTTCGGATTGGGTTCCATCGGCAGTCAGGATAATTACCGTTTTGGGTTGTAAGCCTATCAGTTTTTTGATAGATGATGAGGTGTTTCCCTTTGCTTTTTCTTCGAGTAATTTACCTAACATCACAAAGGCTATCACTACTGCCGCAGCTTCGAAGTATACATCGGGGTGTAATCCTCTCGAATGCCAGAACTGTGGTACAAGAGTATTGAAAACACTGTATATATAAGCCGTTCCTGCACTTAGTGATACGAGTGTATCCATATTAAACGAGCGGTTCTTGGCCTGTTTATAGGCTCTGATAAAGAAACCTTTCCCAAAATAAAGTACTACAGGTGTTGCCAACAGCCACATAACGAAGTTACTGTATTGCAGATGCATCAATGCGGGAGTCATCCCAATTATAACCAAAGGGATACAGAATAGAATAGCTCCTGTAACTTTCTTTTTTAGGGCTTTGTAATTTTCTTCGTGTAAGTTGTCGAGTTTCTCGGTACTTTCGTCGCTTTCGTCTATTGCCAAATCATAGCCTGCACCTTGTAGGGCGGCTTTTAGTTTACTAGTATCGGTTTTGTCCGGATTGTATTCTATCTGGGCAGTTTCAGTTGCAAAGTTAACCGAGGCTGTTTCTACTCCTTCTTGCCGATTGAGTATTTTCTGGGCACTTGCTGCACAAGCTCCGCATGTCATGCCGAGTACGGGTAGAGTCTTTTTTATTATTTGAGTTTCCATTGTCTTTAATCTTTCATTTATTTTAAAACAAAGTAACAACAGATCAGGTTGTGTTATGTTACATAATTATGGATATGATTTATACCCCCGGAATGTGATACCTTTTTACTTCTATTTTGTGGAAGTAGTAATGTCTTTTTGGTATGATTAATGGTTGTTATTCGTCTAAATGATGTTTCTGATATCGAAAATATGGGTGTTTTTGTTTCAAAATTCGACAATTCGCTAAAATTTCATTTTTTTTGTCAATATTTTTTTATTCCATAAATAACAGATAGTCAGTGTTTAAGATTTTAAGCTTATTTTACTTAACATTTCTTTAATATTTAGACTGCAACGCATCAGGTTTTACTGAATCTTTTAATAGAAACATCCCGGGATTTTGGCGCAAGTGTGTGTCAAGAAGTTTTCGCACAATTGTGTAAGAAGTAAGAACATCAATTTTGTTTATTAAATCAATCAATCATGAAATTAAAAAAAGTAGTAAATCTTTTTCTTTTTACATTAATCTTAGGTTTGGGTGTTGCATCGTGTAGTAGTGATGATGATGACAAGAATAATCCATCGGATAATTTAGTAGTAAATGGTATTTGGAAGTTTTCTGAATTAACGGCTGATGTAGAGGCCAAAGATTCTTTATTAACCGATTCGGTAACTCATTACATTGATACTATTCAGGTGGCAACAAAACGTGTATATGTATTCAAATTAGATGGTACCTATGAGAATAACTCAGGAGTAGAGGGTGCTGAGGTTATAAAAGGAAAATACAAAGTGAGTGGTAATAAAATTATCTTAGATAATAAAACGGATGCAGCAATCTCTTATACTTTTGCGAGCGATACGCTAAAGGCTACAGAGGATGTAAAAGCCAGAGCAGCTGCTGATTTGAAGATCAATCCCGATTCAATAGCTAAGGCTAATAAAGTGGAGGTCTTTTATCGAATTTCCAGGTAATCAAAAAGGGAAAAAGCTGTCCTGTTTTATTGAGGACAGCTTTTTCTTTACTAAATCATTGAAGGTATCCTAGCAATAAGAGGCTCTGATACCTTATTTTATAGAAGTTATCTTTTTAAGATTTATATCAGGGCGTTTGTTTGTTTTAGGCCTTTTCAGTGGAGTATTGTACTCCGTATTCTGATCGAAGAACCCACAATTCTTTAAGAAAAACCTGTTGTTAACTTCACCTCCTGCATAATCGAGCCTCACTTGTGCTTTTGCGGTAGCGTCGTAAGTAAATGCAGCCTCACTGATTTCGATCCATTTACCTGTATGGGTAACTGCCCATTGATTGCCAAATAGAACCTCACGAGTAATATATCCCTGATTAGGTATAAAATTCTCAAGAAATGAGTAAGCATGGGTATACCATGTATCGGTTTGTGGACGCAGGAAGCTGGCTATCAATCGCCATTCTTTATCGTCGGTAGCATAAAAATAGGCTGTATATATCGTATTGCCTTTTCCATCGGGATAGATCCGTGTAAGAAATTTGTAAGTAGTACCTGCTTTCCACGAATATTTGAGATAGCTTTGACCTCCTGAGCCCTCATTGCCAAATTCGCCTATATGCACATCTTTACCCCTTTGCAATGTTTTGATTTGCTGATGTTCGGGAATCTCCTTCGGGTCTTGAGTATCAAACGGACTCCATACCGAGAATAAAACTCTGCGTTCGGTCTCCGAGTTTACCTGTATGCCAAAATAACCCTGTCCAAAACCATTTGCCATGTAATATGACCCTATCACATCGTTTCCGATAGGAACCGTTACTTCATTATAGAAATATTCAACAGTTTCTTTTTCAGGAAAAGGATATTTGAGGTGTACGGATGGACCTCTTCGACCGAAATAATAAGAAAAGTCGTGAACATAATTAGGAGCTGTTTCGAGTGCCGTACCGTCTATTACCAGATCGGATAGATCTGCGAAAAATTCACCGCTTTTGCTGATTCCCTGTAGATCTATTCTTAAATAACCGGGTCGATCTATTTCAAGAAGATTAACTACAGGTACAATTGTCCAGTCCTTACTCGATAAATTGACCGGATAACTTTTGCCTGCTATTGTTACCTGTATCTTGGTATCGGGTGCAAATGCTTTGGCTCTGAGCGAAAGGTTTATTTTGCCCTTTTGATTCATTCTGAACCAAGAGGATATAACCGTCTTCAGGCCTTTCCAGTTCGATACTCCATTATCTGAGATTTCGGCACCATCTACATGTTGAGTGATATACGCATTGCCTCCCAATGGAATGTTAATAGGAGCCGCTAGAGTAGTAAAGGCAGATAAGAATAGTAATACAGCTCCAAGGCTTAAATTTCGGATAAAATTAAGTTTGTTTTTTGTGTTCATTATAGTATAAGGTTTAAAGTTTAAGTTCGCAGAACTATTTATTATTTTGACAAGCAAAACAGCGATAGCTTATTATGCCTTTAAAATGTATCATTAAATATTTCTATTTACTTAATGGTAAAGATAGTAGTTTTAGAAATACCGATTCAATAGCTTCTTCTAATTATTTTCATGTGATGCAGCATTTCACTTATTTTGCATCTATCATTTATTACATTAACTTAAAAAATGAAAATACCTATGAAATTAAAACAAATCTTATCCTATCTGTTATTCGCATTAATCATTGGATTTACTTTTACGGCTTGCGATAGTGATGATGCTGACAGTCCAGTAGTGAGTGAATGGGAATTCACCGGATTTACTTTTAATGTACAAACTACGGATCCTAGCCTGAAGCAAAGTATACTTGATCTGCTTAAAAACTCTTCGTGGTCATCTGTCGGAACTTATACTTTTAAAGAAAATGGTACTTGTACGAGCCGTTTGACTCCTTGGTGTGGGACAGGTATGGAATATCCAAAGGATTTCTTTACTGAAGGAACATATAAATTGAAAGGTGACAGCATTTATTTAGACGGGCGTAATGTTGCCTATCAGTTTTTTAAAGGCGATAGCCTTTATGCTTATGGATTCGGAAATAAACAAGAAATTGCCGAATACCTGAAGATTGATGTTGCGAAGATTATTCGTGCCGAGACCATGCTTGTATATAAAAAAGTGAAGTGAAATACTGCAAATACGATTTGCTTTATCTGATAAATAAAAAGCTGCTCTTTACGGGAGCAGCTTTTGTTATATAATTTAGTTTTTATCATTCGATTATTTATCGCCAACCAATGCACCCGAAATACACCAGTAACTACGACTCGATCCTTCGGGGTCACCTACCGGAATAGCTACTTTAAGTTGATGTTCGCCTGCTTTAATGTCCCCAATGTGAACATAAACCGGATAGCTAACCATTCCCGGACACCATCCCGAACGGCTAAGATCGGAAGACGAAAGTCCATTCGAGAAATTACCCGAAGCAGGATTCAGTTCTCGGTAGCTGCCGCAGTCTTCACGCCATGGAGTATAAGCTATGATGCGGTTATTATCCAGAAAAAGTTCGTTCAGCTTAGGGTTAAACTCATCGCCGCCGCCCCAGCCTCCATGACCGGTAGAGATGTAACGAATGTAAGCATTTTTCAGATCGGTATCGGTCTTGAAAGTAACAGTCAGCGAATCGTTACGAAACATTCCTTCGGGATAAGCCTGTCCTGCCATTTCCATAATATTTACTGTTGCAAATAATGGATACACTTCTTTTGGTTCTTTCTTTTCGTTTGGATAATATTTGATTTTAAGAGAAACATTATGTCCTTTTTCCGCATAATTTCCGATCCAAGTACCTACCCATACTTCGCCTTTCAATTCTTTGGCGTAATCGGTAATCTCTTGCTTGAATACTACCGAGTCGGGCCAATTATAATCGGCAACTTGTATATGATTAAATCCTTTGACACCAAAAGACGTATAAAAGCGCATCAATTCGAGAGGAGGTAGGTAATCGTTGGTCACTGTCATCCCTTCGTACTTTGTACCCTGCTTGTCGGTATATTGAGGAAGTGCCTCTTTTCCTTTCAACAGACCATCTAAGAAAGATTGTTTGCGGTTAGTTGGTACAATAAATACCGATCCCGTGCGGTCGTATGCATCACCTTCGGAATGCTGAGATAGTTCTGCGAAAATAGAGTAGTCCGCATTATCGGCAGGCAATGTAACCTTTTTCAGTACAATAGAACCGTTGGCAAACTGAAGTACTTCTGTTGTATTTACATCATTCGGTTTAGGAATGTCTCTAAAGTAAATGCTTTGCTTATCGAATACATTTACCGATATTACTTTGCTTTGCTGTATCTTGTAATTATAAGCAGGAGCAGATAACTGAGAGCCCGTAAGAGAGGGGAGTAGGTTTGTTTCCTCTTTCAGAAGCTCTACTTTTGTGGCTTTTTCTTCACGTTGTCCGTTGCGTACAATTTTCAGAACAACACCTTCGGGTATAGCCGTACCCGGTTGCATCGAACCCATAACGCCCAATTCGGTAGTATACCATATTTCGAGCCTATTTGAGTTGATACTTGCTGTTACTTTTTTACAATTATATCCTGCTATTTTTTCGGTTTCAGGTTGAGGGGTAAGACCTTCATTGATTGTGAAAGTTCGTATTGTATAAATGGTTTCTCCACCATTTAATTGAGCAACTTTTATTTCTTTATTATTGATATAATCGAGATAAATGTTCTGAATCACATCATCTTTTTCCTGACGGGTAGATGTTGAGTTAATCCTTGCAACATTGTCGGATATCTCCATCACCGTTGTCAGCGTAGAATCGGGTTTATTATTAAAACTGATTTGGTACGTAATTCGTACGGTTTTAAAATCTTTTTTATCTTTAGCTTCTATTTGAATAACGAGACTTAGAAGCAGTAAGAGTAACAGGCTTTTTTTCATTAGATTTAATTGAATGAGAGTTCTAGTTATTTATACAAAAATATGA encodes:
- a CDS encoding PNGase F N-terminal domain-containing protein is translated as MKKSLLLLLLLSLVIQIEAKDKKDFKTVRITYQISFNNKPDSTLTTVMEISDNVARINSTSTRQEKDDVIQNIYLDYINNKEIKVAQLNGGETIYTIRTFTINEGLTPQPETEKIAGYNCKKVTASINSNRLEIWYTTELGVMGSMQPGTAIPEGVVLKIVRNGQREEKATKVELLKEETNLLPSLTGSQLSAPAYNYKIQQSKVISVNVFDKQSIYFRDIPKPNDVNTTEVLQFANGSIVLKKVTLPADNADYSIFAELSQHSEGDAYDRTGSVFIVPTNRKQSFLDGLLKGKEALPQYTDKQGTKYEGMTVTNDYLPPLELMRFYTSFGVKGFNHIQVADYNWPDSVVFKQEITDYAKELKGEVWVGTWIGNYAEKGHNVSLKIKYYPNEKKEPKEVYPLFATVNIMEMAGQAYPEGMFRNDSLTVTFKTDTDLKNAYIRYISTGHGGWGGGDEFNPKLNELFLDNNRIIAYTPWREDCGSYRELNPASGNFSNGLSSSDLSRSGWCPGMVSYPVYVHIGDIKAGEHQLKVAIPVGDPEGSSRSYWCISGALVGDK
- a CDS encoding DUF3472 domain-containing protein, producing the protein MNTKNKLNFIRNLSLGAVLLFLSAFTTLAAPINIPLGGNAYITQHVDGAEISDNGVSNWKGLKTVISSWFRMNQKGKINLSLRAKAFAPDTKIQVTIAGKSYPVNLSSKDWTIVPVVNLLEIDRPGYLRIDLQGISKSGEFFADLSDLVIDGTALETAPNYVHDFSYYFGRRGPSVHLKYPFPEKETVEYFYNEVTVPIGNDVIGSYYMANGFGQGYFGIQVNSETERRVLFSVWSPFDTQDPKEIPEHQQIKTLQRGKDVHIGEFGNEGSGGQSYLKYSWKAGTTYKFLTRIYPDGKGNTIYTAYFYATDDKEWRLIASFLRPQTDTWYTHAYSFLENFIPNQGYITREVLFGNQWAVTHTGKWIEISEAAFTYDATAKAQVRLDYAGGEVNNRFFLKNCGFFDQNTEYNTPLKRPKTNKRPDINLKKITSIK
- a CDS encoding cation-translocating P-type ATPase translates to METQIIKKTLPVLGMTCGACAASAQKILNRQEGVETASVNFATETAQIEYNPDKTDTSKLKAALQGAGYDLAIDESDESTEKLDNLHEENYKALKKKVTGAILFCIPLVIIGMTPALMHLQYSNFVMWLLATPVVLYFGKGFFIRAYKQAKNRSFNMDTLVSLSAGTAYIYSVFNTLVPQFWHSRGLHPDVYFEAAAVVIAFVMLGKLLEEKAKGNTSSSIKKLIGLQPKTVIILTADGTQSEIPIAQVQIGDVVLVKPGEKIAVDGKVVQGSSYVDESMITGEPIAVEKKADDKVFAGTINQKGSFQFTAEKVGSSTLLAQIIQMVQDAQGSKAPVQKLVDKIAGIFVPIVIGIAILCFVVWMVAGGDNAFTHALLSFVTILVIACPCALGLATPTAIMVGIGKGAENGILIKDAESLETIQKVDTVILDKTGTITEGKPQIVDIKWNVESTDLLKNILFSIEKSSEHPLADAVSSHFSKEAKYINNIQIESITGQGIVGLYEGEKYYIGNLKLISNANISLDATSKEWIDKRLHEANTVILFSNEQQVLSIIAIADKIKQTSIEAISQLQKSGIEVYMLTGDNEQTAQSIARQANIGHYKAGLLPADKTEFIKQMQAKGKIVAMVGDGINDSAALAQANVGIAMGQGSDIAIDTAKMTIISNDLTKIPQAIKLSKQTNRTIKQNLFWAFIYNIIAIPIAAGILYPFNGFLLNPMIAGAAMALSSVSVVSNSLILKYKALR